The Pseudomonas sp. KU26590 genomic sequence CGGCCAGTGCATCGGCGAGACGGCCGGCATGCTCTCGCAGAACATCAAGGCCGCCGGGTATCAGCCGGATCAGGTCGACACCATTCTGCTCACCCACATGCACCTGGATCACGTCTGCGGCCTTGTCGACGCCGACAAGAAACCGGTGTTTGCCAACGCCACGGTCTATGCCGCCAAGCCGGAAGCCGATTACTGGCTGGACCCGACCGCCATCGGCCGCGTGCCGGAACAGGCCAAGGCGTACTTCAAGATCGCCCAGGATTCCACCGCGCCTTACGTCGCGGCTGGCCGGTTCAAGACATTCGCCCCGGGCCAGTCACCGGTCCCGGAAGTGAGCACAGCGCTGGAAGCGGGGCACACGCCCGGCAGCACCACGTATCAGTTCAGCTCCAAGGGCCAGACCATTCTGTTCATCGGCGACCTGATCCACAGCCTCGCGGTGCAATTCGATCACCCGGCGGTCAGCATCGCCTTCGACGAGAACAGCCAGAAGGCCATCGCCAGCCGTGATCGAGTATTTACCCAGGCCGCCAGCAAGAAGATCTGGGTCGCCGCCGCTCACCTGCCATTCCCCGGCACCGGGCACATTGTGGCCATCGACAAGCACTTCCAGTGGGTGCCGGTCGAGTACGGCCCTTATCAGCGTGCGGCCCATGTGCCATTGCTGGAATAGGATCGCGCCGCCGCCGATACTGCGTGCGCTGTACGCAAAACGCTTTTGCGTACAGCGCAAAGCTGCGGTCATGTTTATGACGAGTACGCGGCTTATACTTTCCTCGTCCCAAGCATCGCCATGGCCTGCGCATCGCTCGCTCTAATCGGTGCTGATTTCCTCACCATAACGACAGGGGATGACCCCACAACCAAGGGGTGACTATCCCTACAGCTAATATCGGTATCTGGTTTTAGCTGATTAGATGAGCGCTCGTTAAAAAATGGATAGCTGCGCTGAACGTCTCCGGCATTCAAGCCCGCCCGGACGACGGTCAGCGAATCAGGGTCTGCGACTCCACTTCCAAGGACTGCATGAAATGATAAGTCTCGGTCAGACGATGATTTCCCGCGAGCACAGAGACGTGTTCAAGGACGGCGTCGCCATGCGCATTGGCACCCGCGCCTTCGACATTCTCGACCTATTGCTGCGTCATCAAGGTCAGTTAGTGAGCAAGGAGCTGATCCTTCAGAGTGTGTGGCCGGACACCGTGGTTGAAGAGAACAACCTGCAAGTGCATATCTCTGCCCTGCGCAAGGCGTTGGGCACCGACCGCGAGCAGATCCGCACCGTGCCGGGCCGTGGCTACGTGCTGCTGGGCGGGGAACGCCTCGGACACGAGACCCGCCCTCCAGCCATGCTGCATGGCGTCAGTTGCAATCACCGGCTGCCGGCCCGCGTCGACTTGCTCGGGCGCCAGGCGTTGCTCGATGAAGTGAGCAACGCGCTGGCGGAGGGCTGCGCGCTGGTCACCCTGATCGGCCCGGGCGGCGTTGGCAAAACCGCGCTGGCCGCCGAGTTGGGCCAGACGCTGCTGGACGCTGGCGCCACCCCGGTGTACTTCGTGCCGCTGGCGCAACTGCAAGGCGCCGAGCTGCTGCTGGAGGCGTTCTCCAGTGCGGTCGGCGTCGACTGCAGCGGCGGTGATCCGGACCTTCAAGGGTTGATTCGCTGCCTCCAGCAGCAGCCGGGGCTGATCATCCTGGACAACTGCGAGCATCTGGTTGAAAGCGTCGCCAGCCTGCTGGAGGTGATCCTGCGTCGCGCGCCGGCGGTGCGCGCGGTGGCCACCAGCCGCGAGCCGTTGCGCATTGCCGGCGAGCGCAGCCTGCAAGTGCCGCCCCTTGATATTCCTGAACTGAACGCCTCGCCGGACACCATTCTGCACAGTGCGTCGGCGCAACTGTTCCTGCGCCAGTGGCGTGCGCTGGACAGCCATCTGGCGGCTGACGGCAATGCCCAGCTGGACGATTACAGCGTCGAGCTGGTGGGAGAAATCTGCCGCCGGCTTGACGGCATGCCGCTGGCGCTGGAGATGGCCGCTGCCCGGGCCTGCGCCCTGGGGCTGTATCAATTGGTGGCGAGCCTGGACGGCAGCCTGCACATGCTCTCGGCTTCATTGCGCACCGCGCCGCCGCGTCAGCAAACGCTGCAGGCGTCGCTGGCGTGGAGCCTGCGTTTGCTCGGTCGCGAAGAGCGCACGGTGCTGCGGCGGCTGGCCGAGCTGGACGGTCGCTTCACTCTTGAACGTGCGTGTGATGCTTTGCAACGCACCCGTTTGCCGCGCGCCTGCATCATGGACTGCATCGTGCGGCTGGCGACCAAGTCGTTGCTGATGGTCAGCGCCCAGGGGCCTTTCCGTTTCTACCGGATGCTCAGCGCCACCCGCGCCTGCCTGCTGACGGCCAGCGCCCACGACACCTTTCCGACAACGGAGGTCAGCGCGCCGCGTGCGCAGGATTGCGACGCACCGTCGGCAATGGCGACGCTGCAAAGCATCCGGGCTGTGCCGGCCGGGCCTGACGGGTATCATGCGCGGCATCAGAGAGCACTGGCCCTTAGCCGTTGATCAGCCCGTTGCTGCGGCAGTCGATGCGAAAAACCCCTTCATGAGCCTGTTATGAACGTGACTCCCCTGGTCTATGTGGTGGACGACGACGCCGCCATCCGCACCTCCTTGCAGCGCCTGCTGCATTCGGCGGATATCGTCTGCGAAGTGTTCGACAGCGCCCAGGCGTTTCTTGCCGAGCCGCTGAGCCAGGGCCCTCTCTGCCTGCTGCTGGACGTGAATCTGGCCCAGGGCACCGGCTTCGATCTGCAGCAGACCTTGCTGGATCGTGGCCAGACTTTCCCGATCATTTTCATGACCGGCTACGGCACCATCGCCATGTCCGTGCGCGCCATCAAAGCTGGCGCCCGCGAGTTCCTGACCAAACCCTTCGAGCCGGAGCAGCTGCTGGATCTGGTGCGTGAAGCGCTGACCAGCGACGCGACGCGCATGGACGAGCGCTGCCTGACCGCCCGCGTCAAAGCGCGCTTCGACAGCCTCACGCCCAGAGAACGGCAAGTCATGGCGCTGCTGATTACCGGCAAAATGAACAAACAGATCGCCGTGGAACTGGGCACCAGCGAAGTCACTGCCAAGGTGCATAAAAGACACGTCCTGACCAAGATGAATGCGCGCAATGTCATCGAGCTGCTAAAGATGAGCGACCGGCTGGGTGGCCTCGTGAACTGACCTCGGGGGATACGCGGTGCTTTTAGTGGGACTGGCTTTGACCGGGAATAGGCCGGTCTGGGCGCCCTCAGATTTGCGGCGTGATGTCTCACGCCTTCCCGGCTGAAGCCGGTCCTACAGAGGTACGCGGTGGTGAGTAGGACTGGCTTCAGCCGGGAAGACGCCGGCATGGACAACCTCAGATTTGCGGCGTGATGTCTGACGCCTTCCCGGCTGAAGCCGGTCCTACAGAGGTACGCGGTGGTTAGTAGGACTGGCTTCAGCCGGGAATAGGCCGGTTTGAGCGACCTCAGATGTGCGGTGTGACATCCGAAGCCTTCCCGGCTGAAGCCGGTCCTACGGGGATACGCCGTGCTTTTAGTGGGACCGGCTTTAGCCGGGAATGGCCGGCATGGCGCCAGCCGCGGGATTCCAGTAAAGGGGCTTCATGAGCAGCATTTTCAACGGGCCTTACACGGCTATTTCCAGCGCCGGGGCTTTCGGGCCGCAGTGGCTGGAGCAGGTCGTCTGGCAGTTGCTGTTCGTCGATGGAGAACTCGCCCATTACCGGGTCACGCTGACCCAGGATGATCGCCACTGGCGCATTGTCCGACCTGCACCCGGCGCCTCAATCAGCGCGATACGTCGTCTGGAGCACGAATTTTCACTCGCGCCCCGGCTGGTGCCGCAATGGGCCGTGCAGCCGGTGGCATTGCTATCGGGGCCGCAAGGTACGCTGCTGGTGCTGGAGGATGCCAGCGGCGTGGCATTGCATGATCAGCCCGACGCGCCGCTGTCCATCGAGGTTTTTTTGCAGCGGGCCATCGCTGCCGCCGCCGCCGTAACAGGCGCTCATCAAGCAGGCCTGGTGCACCGCGATATCAAACCGTGCAACCTGATCGAAGGTGCCGACGGCGTGGTGCGCCTCAGCGGTTTTGGCTTGAGCGTCGACGTGCAATCGGCCCCGCAACTGGCGGTGTCCGACACGGTCTTCGGCTCGCTCGCCTACATTGCGCCCGAGCAGTCGCGGCGGGTACAGCGTCATGCTGATCAACGCAGCGACCTCTATGCGCTGGGCATGACTTTTTATGAATGGCTGGTCGGCCGATTGCCGTTCGGGGCCGCCGATGCAGTGGAATGGGTGTATTGCCACGTGGCGCGTATCCCGCCGCCGTTGAGCCAGCATCGCGGTGATATCCCTGGGCCGCTGGCCGGTCTCGTGCATCGGCTGATCGCCAAAAATCCGGATGACCGTTATCCGAGCGCTGCCGCTTTGCATCGGGAGCTGAGCGAGATGCTCCAACAGTGGCGGCAATTCCGGGACATTCCTGATCTGCAGTCCGACCTGCCCGATCGAAGGCATGACGCGTCCACAATCCCGGTCATTCCCAGTCCGAATCCTGCGCCAGGGATGGAGAAAGTGTCATCGACGCGCACGTCCGTCACCCTGGCCGGACGCGAGGCCCTCGATCTGTCATCCGTCATGAAATCCGCCCATGCCCTGCGCGACGAAAGCGAGCAGGACCGGCTGATCGAGACCCTGCTGCGCAACACCATCGTCCATGCCGGTGCGCAACGGGCCCTGCTGTTGCTCGTTAAAGACGAAGCCCCGGTGATCTGCGCAATCGGCCAGGGCGGCGACGACGGCTTGCGCATCGAGCTGACGGACACGGTCCCCGACAAACACCACCTGCCGCTGTCGATCCTGTACCGGGTAATGCGCACTCGCCAGCGCCTGGTGCTGGACGATGTCTGCACGGATGCTTACTTCGGCGCAGATGAATACGTGCGTCAGCATCCGGTGCGTTCGGCGTTGTGCGTGCCGCTGGTCAAACAGGGCAGGGTGCTCGGCGTGCTGTACCTGGAAAACAACCTCGCGCCGGGCGTGTTCACCCTCTGCCGCACCGAAG encodes the following:
- a CDS encoding ATP-binding protein, encoding MISLGQTMISREHRDVFKDGVAMRIGTRAFDILDLLLRHQGQLVSKELILQSVWPDTVVEENNLQVHISALRKALGTDREQIRTVPGRGYVLLGGERLGHETRPPAMLHGVSCNHRLPARVDLLGRQALLDEVSNALAEGCALVTLIGPGGVGKTALAAELGQTLLDAGATPVYFVPLAQLQGAELLLEAFSSAVGVDCSGGDPDLQGLIRCLQQQPGLIILDNCEHLVESVASLLEVILRRAPAVRAVATSREPLRIAGERSLQVPPLDIPELNASPDTILHSASAQLFLRQWRALDSHLAADGNAQLDDYSVELVGEICRRLDGMPLALEMAAARACALGLYQLVASLDGSLHMLSASLRTAPPRQQTLQASLAWSLRLLGREERTVLRRLAELDGRFTLERACDALQRTRLPRACIMDCIVRLATKSLLMVSAQGPFRFYRMLSATRACLLTASAHDTFPTTEVSAPRAQDCDAPSAMATLQSIRAVPAGPDGYHARHQRALALSR
- a CDS encoding MBL fold metallo-hydrolase; amino-acid sequence: MRTSVIPLARSVAVGVALCSGVALAQAPAQQKTQVPGYFRLAVGDYEVTALFDGYNDLSPKLLKGMKPEAIRALLARRAIDTPGVQTAFNAFLINTGEHLILVDTGAGQCIGETAGMLSQNIKAAGYQPDQVDTILLTHMHLDHVCGLVDADKKPVFANATVYAAKPEADYWLDPTAIGRVPEQAKAYFKIAQDSTAPYVAAGRFKTFAPGQSPVPEVSTALEAGHTPGSTTYQFSSKGQTILFIGDLIHSLAVQFDHPAVSIAFDENSQKAIASRDRVFTQAASKKIWVAAAHLPFPGTGHIVAIDKHFQWVPVEYGPYQRAAHVPLLE
- a CDS encoding ATP-binding protein, encoding MSSIFNGPYTAISSAGAFGPQWLEQVVWQLLFVDGELAHYRVTLTQDDRHWRIVRPAPGASISAIRRLEHEFSLAPRLVPQWAVQPVALLSGPQGTLLVLEDASGVALHDQPDAPLSIEVFLQRAIAAAAAVTGAHQAGLVHRDIKPCNLIEGADGVVRLSGFGLSVDVQSAPQLAVSDTVFGSLAYIAPEQSRRVQRHADQRSDLYALGMTFYEWLVGRLPFGAADAVEWVYCHVARIPPPLSQHRGDIPGPLAGLVHRLIAKNPDDRYPSAAALHRELSEMLQQWRQFRDIPDLQSDLPDRRHDASTIPVIPSPNPAPGMEKVSSTRTSVTLAGREALDLSSVMKSAHALRDESEQDRLIETLLRNTIVHAGAQRALLLLVKDEAPVICAIGQGGDDGLRIELTDTVPDKHHLPLSILYRVMRTRQRLVLDDVCTDAYFGADEYVRQHPVRSALCVPLVKQGRVLGVLYLENNLAPGVFTLCRTEVLELLASQAAISLETARLHQELEQENARRRDVEIALRGARARLASVAQATVMGELAASIAHEINQPLASMVSNAAAGIRWLNRENPQVDEALSALRDIVAEGRRAGEIVNALHSLARQGPHHRRRLLVNDVIRHVVSLTGVEVEQQRVLMTTHLTCSPLRVCASDVQLQQVVLNLILNALDAMSAGDHVLRRLSITSEVVGRDYVVVSVEDSGRGIEPVDLPQLFNAFFTTKDKGMGMGLAICQSIISAQGGHLYAMPARYGGATFVFTLPIVE
- a CDS encoding response regulator transcription factor; protein product: MNVTPLVYVVDDDAAIRTSLQRLLHSADIVCEVFDSAQAFLAEPLSQGPLCLLLDVNLAQGTGFDLQQTLLDRGQTFPIIFMTGYGTIAMSVRAIKAGAREFLTKPFEPEQLLDLVREALTSDATRMDERCLTARVKARFDSLTPRERQVMALLITGKMNKQIAVELGTSEVTAKVHKRHVLTKMNARNVIELLKMSDRLGGLVN